GGAATgattcgttttcgtcttcgtttaCGGTTTCTCCTTGGGATATCCTTGGATGCTGGACCCCTTGAGTCCATTCCTGCTGCACCAATTAGGCTAGTACAAAGGGAGATCTTGAACTGCTTCAAGTTCATAGCTTGACCTTCATCCAGCATTCTATATATAACCATCGAGTTTACGACTGCAACATCCAAGAAGTGGAAAAAGATGCAGCGCCACCAATTCCTCGCTTTTCTATCTGTTTCACAGTACGACTTCAGGCAGTCTGTTTTATCAACAGATCCCATGTTGGTTCtataaaaagtaacaatattaGGAGCATTTACATCAATTATGGTTCCATCTTTCTTCCGTCGACTAACAGTACTCATCTCTGAAGGGTTGTGCATGTTAGAAATGAAACTGACAGGTTTTATGTCAGTCCATTTGGTGACACTGCTACCAGAAGGATCCATCCTGTATCCCTTATGCGGTAGTGCTTGTGAAAGGGCGAGCATAACCTTTTCTCCTAAACCAACATTAGGGGCACCGCCTTgtttgcctgtgtatatatatcaaactggCACACAAAACCACTGGAGTCAGTTCATAACCAAACCTTATAGCCACGTCTTATAGGTTTAGGGAACTTCTACCCTTGAAACCGATCATAGATTCATCTATTGTCTGAATCTCTGAAATTGATTATTTAAGCAATCAAGGAAAGGTCGTATTTTGTACAATTTGTTAAAGTGTGGATCATCTCTACGGACTTAACCTATTATCATTCACATGCAAATGGGGGGTTAGAATCTACTCAAATCTCGTCCAACTCATTGTATTTGCAATGAAGTCACACCTAAGGCAAACATTTGCTGCTCGATAACCCCTATAGGAAGGACACTTCTTCATGCCCATCAAAAAGATTATCCCTGTGAAAATCTGTACTTCTGATTTTGTAATCGGCTTGaatgattttcctttttgttggGCATATAGATTTGTCTGAAAAACAATATTATCAAATAAAGCATcactaagaaaaatataaaaaatagcaaGAGGTGAAATTCTATCTAGATTTTGAAAGATGGAAGTCGGTCCCATTGAGTCACCAGTAAAACATAAATCTTGCACTTGCACATTCAAAAGATGAAGAAACATCTGGAGTATTGTTATTCACATCGTCTTcgagatctgaaaaaaaaaatgtaaaatgttaTTTTACAGTACATAGGTGAACTctattatgatatatacaaaGTAAATTGGGGCTCAAATCCTTATGATAAAATGTACTGCTACTCACACTGGTAATGTGCAAAATAATGTCAAGACAACAGCAACTGTCACATGATTAACTTTAGGGtctgtaacaataaaaaaaaaaaaaaaaaaaaaaaaaagcatagtcTTTTCATATACCTGGCAACACTTGGTCAGTGGGTTCATCTGCCTCTTCAGCATCTGGAAAGATGATATGCCTATATTAGCATTACAATtcgatctatatattcatttgtaggATATATTGCTATTATAAACATATGGAACATTTATTTATAATAGCGGAACACgtaatatattttacatgttgAAATATTTTTTACCTGAATTTGTATTGTTTTCTGGTAAATCGGCTTCATCAtcacttccatcatcatcatcatcatcatcatcatcatcatcatcatcatcatctggttTCTGAACCAGAGGGAATGTCTTCCAACAATATTCTATGGACAAGATCGTAATTTTAAGCAAGATTCCTCCTTTGCTGACATCTGGAAGGAACACATCAATATTATCTCAACGTAATATAAGTGCCTAGTGGTTACCCTTCTGGTCACCATCAATATGCATATTGTCGCCATAATACTTTAGAATTCTGATATCACTAGCATGCATTATGTTCTTTGCATGCTACTGACAGTTTTTTGAAAATATGAAACGTAATGAATACGTTTTAGTGTATTTCTGTACAAAAGAGTAGAGAGCCTTACCTCTGCACATGACCTTCCCCTCCATTGGCTCAATGGAAATGAAACCGCTTCGCCGGGGAAAAATATTCGTTTTCTCTGAAGCCAGGGTATCTATTTATCAAGGAAAATAGTGTGCAGTTCACTAGCGATTCTGATAATAGCCCTGGACCCGAATGTTTAGGTGGTTAGCTTTGTATCACCATGACTTCAAATGGCTAAGAGATACCGAAAACATCTCATCTCTAATGTCTGTATCCTTCTCTCAATTTCTGCTGTTATTGTCCACATTATCAATGAGCGCATCATTCTGATCTTAGAACTGATGGAGATGTTCTTGTCGTCCCAAACAATTTTTAGTTTGGTCACTGCAGCTATGGTTTGGGCTATCCTGGAGAGAACTTTGGGCTTTGGAGCCCTCATCCGACACTATAGCTCCCAGATATTTGAAGTTATGGACGGTCTCCCGTTTTTTGTTGTCTATGGTGATGTCAGTGCTGATGCCATTAGTGCTATTTGTCATCAACTGTCTTCTCAACTGTGCCTCCACAGCATGCCACATGCTGTGGAGGCAACTTCAAGATGGTGAACTTTCTTTCTAAAACAGACAACCTTGACGTACTCTACTTGTTATTTGGAACCATTTTCTAATAATGTTATGATAGATTAGGCTGATCACCTTGTAGAGGTATCTTATAGTTCTGATCAAGTTGTCGATTCCTTGGCACTGGTCTTCAAACCATGTTTCCTCTGCTTTTCTCATGCTTTTTCTAACTTATTGGTTGGCTTCCCTGTAGAATACGGTTTTTTTCAGCTGTATTCTTCGTTTGTTTAAGTTCTCTATGTTTGTCGCACAACTTTAGAATGTCATCTTTCCTACTATCATAGTTTGGAAAGTTTCTGCGATGTTGAGATTGAGTTAATTCTTACATACTCTTATTTTTCATTCCTTGGAGGCGGAGTTTGATCATCATGATTGATAATTATGTAGTCGATCTGATTGTGGTATTTTCTCCCAGGCTGTGCCATGTCTAATGTCTGGTTTGTGGTTTCTGAATGTTGTAACTAGCGAATTCTCGGAGCCTCAAATCTTTTGTTGGTCTCAGAGTTGCAATATTGGCCACATGTCCCTTTCCGGCTCTTGCAcgtatcctctttttttttttttgcattccagTCGTTTTACAATACAATATCTTTCTTGGGCGTCTGGTACGACTTTTTTGCTTTCAGACGAATGGTAATGAGTCGGCTAGAGACTGGTCGACAACCCACGATGGCATTCACATTGTCTTTGTGAATATAgagttttcctgtacttcccttcgttgttgttCTTGCAATTTGTTAGACATGAATTCTACACACGTTTCTCCAAAGTTTTCCCAACATACTTCAAAGTCAAAAAATGTTTCATCAATACCTCTTCATTTCATGTATTTCTTCAACTCTCCCTTCAGTGCTCAGTGATCTCACATTCCAGGAGCCAATGGTGAGGTTTCTGGCACGTAATGATATGGTCCATCAGCAGTATACTTTTCACTTCCATCCTGATGGCC
Above is a window of Penaeus chinensis breed Huanghai No. 1 chromosome 19, ASM1920278v2, whole genome shotgun sequence DNA encoding:
- the LOC125035141 gene encoding trigger factor-like isoform X2, yielding MEGKVMCREYCWKTFPLVQKPDDDDDDDDDDDDDDDGSDDEADLPENNTNSDAEEADEPTDQVLPDLEDDVNNNTPDVSSSFECASARFMFYW
- the LOC125035141 gene encoding trigger factor-like isoform X1 → MEGKVMCRDVSKGGILLKITILSIEYCWKTFPLVQKPDDDDDDDDDDDDDDDGSDDEADLPENNTNSDAEEADEPTDQVLPDLEDDVNNNTPDVSSSFECASARFMFYW